A window of Haliscomenobacter hydrossis DSM 1100 contains these coding sequences:
- a CDS encoding FAD:protein FMN transferase produces the protein MGTLFQIVLYSSDSLQAKELANRAFARIDSLNAIFSDYVENSEINRLSASAGTGQKIKVSQDMWQLISVSQKISRHSNGAFDLSIGPLSKLWRRAFRQMKFPDLDEIEAARQLVNYRAIRRYPLSRTIKLEHVGMRLDAGGIAKGYAVDEALKIIHKAGIRSALVTGGGDVRVGEAPPGKSAWLIASKGRNTVKELVDKELLISDKAVSTSGDTYRFLEWEGKRYSHIIDPRTGMGIEHQQFTQVMGPRSTLADALATAANVLSPVERNHLAKKFPKYLIVQY, from the coding sequence ATGGGGACACTTTTTCAAATTGTACTGTATTCCAGCGACAGTTTACAAGCCAAAGAATTGGCAAACCGCGCTTTTGCCCGCATCGATTCCCTCAACGCCATTTTTAGCGATTATGTAGAAAACAGTGAAATCAACCGTCTTTCAGCAAGTGCAGGAACTGGCCAAAAAATCAAGGTCAGTCAGGACATGTGGCAACTGATCAGCGTCTCCCAAAAAATTTCCAGACACAGCAACGGCGCATTCGACCTGAGCATAGGCCCTTTGAGTAAATTATGGCGCAGGGCCTTTCGACAAATGAAATTTCCGGATTTGGATGAAATCGAAGCCGCCAGGCAACTCGTCAATTACCGGGCCATCCGGCGTTATCCACTCAGCAGAACAATTAAATTGGAACATGTCGGCATGCGCCTCGATGCCGGAGGGATTGCTAAGGGATACGCCGTAGATGAAGCCCTCAAAATCATCCACAAAGCAGGTATTCGCAGCGCTTTGGTTACAGGTGGCGGAGACGTAAGGGTAGGGGAGGCTCCACCGGGTAAATCTGCCTGGTTGATTGCCAGCAAGGGAAGAAATACAGTGAAGGAATTGGTGGACAAGGAGCTGTTAATCAGCGATAAGGCAGTTTCAACTTCCGGTGATACGTATCGTTTTTTGGAATGGGAAGGGAAACGCTATTCGCACATCATCGATCCACGTACCGGTATGGGCATCGAACACCAACAATTCACCCAGGTTATGGGACCTCGTTCTACTTTGGCTGATGCCTTGGCTACTGCTGCAAATGTATTGTCTCCTGTGGAACGCAATCATTTGGCGAAAAAATTCCCTAAGTATTTGATAGTGCAATACTAA
- a CDS encoding DUF1800 domain-containing protein yields the protein MDRRATLSTLLGRSPVAKAQPIVESVKPPVLGLTAYSGAFGFEQAAHLLRRATFGAKYAEIKAAAAKGLNATLDDLFKEIKLPNPPLNYDYATDPSVPVGSTWIDAPYVRDTSTGALLHQNYRNTSLRSWTYENIFNEGISIREQLTLFWHNHFGVGENQDPKFWYRHITLLRTYAWGNFKELIKKINVDPLMLRFLNGNQNTVNAPNENYGREVLELYTIGKGPLAGPGDYTNYTEQDIREVARALTGWRDQGYNTVDANTKVGSFFRISSHDTKTKKLSHRFDNREITNGFDKEHETVVDIIFTKSEVARFICRKLYRWFVYYEISADVEQNVIAPMADILIQNNYEIKPALRALLQSEHFFDALNIGPMIKNPLDFSINFIKQIGWSALNAADLANRHRAFNALFREVGTQQMVYFDPPDVAGWKAYYQEPAFYRIWVNSTTLQARMRLTDRMATNNYTVGVRTGLNVLEFANSLPTPTDPYLLIEDMVSVLLPQSLTEQQMTDLMNAFLSGTPDYEWSTIWTNYTKNPGNNTARSSAETKLRNLVKAILSLPEYFLS from the coding sequence ATGGATAGAAGAGCTACGCTTTCTACGCTGTTGGGTCGTTCCCCTGTTGCGAAAGCACAACCCATAGTCGAATCCGTTAAACCACCAGTGTTGGGACTCACGGCCTACTCTGGTGCTTTTGGATTCGAGCAAGCTGCCCATCTACTGCGTCGGGCTACATTCGGGGCAAAATACGCAGAGATTAAAGCTGCTGCTGCCAAAGGATTGAATGCCACACTGGATGACTTGTTTAAGGAAATCAAATTGCCCAATCCTCCGCTCAATTACGATTATGCAACGGATCCCTCAGTTCCGGTAGGTTCTACCTGGATCGATGCACCTTACGTTCGTGATACTTCCACCGGAGCATTGTTGCACCAGAATTACCGCAACACCTCACTGCGCAGCTGGACATACGAAAATATATTCAACGAAGGCATTTCCATTCGGGAACAACTGACCCTCTTTTGGCACAACCACTTTGGGGTAGGGGAGAATCAGGATCCCAAATTTTGGTACCGGCACATTACCCTTTTGCGTACGTATGCTTGGGGTAATTTTAAAGAACTCATCAAAAAAATCAATGTCGATCCACTGATGTTGCGCTTTTTGAATGGCAACCAGAATACTGTCAATGCCCCAAATGAAAACTATGGCCGGGAGGTTCTCGAATTGTATACCATCGGCAAGGGCCCCTTGGCTGGCCCGGGAGATTACACCAATTATACCGAACAAGATATTCGGGAGGTTGCGCGAGCACTAACGGGCTGGCGAGATCAGGGCTACAATACGGTGGACGCCAATACCAAAGTAGGTTCTTTCTTTCGCATTTCTTCCCACGACACCAAGACAAAAAAACTATCACATCGCTTTGATAACCGTGAGATCACCAATGGCTTTGACAAAGAACATGAAACGGTGGTAGACATCATTTTTACCAAAAGTGAAGTAGCGCGTTTCATTTGTCGAAAGTTGTACCGGTGGTTTGTGTATTACGAAATCAGTGCTGATGTAGAACAAAATGTCATTGCCCCCATGGCCGATATTTTGATTCAAAACAATTATGAAATCAAGCCAGCACTGCGGGCATTGTTGCAGAGCGAGCACTTTTTTGACGCTTTGAACATCGGCCCAATGATCAAAAATCCCCTTGATTTTTCGATCAACTTCATCAAACAAATAGGCTGGAGTGCGCTAAATGCAGCCGATCTGGCCAACCGCCACCGCGCTTTTAATGCTTTATTCAGAGAAGTGGGCACCCAGCAAATGGTGTATTTTGATCCACCCGATGTAGCGGGCTGGAAAGCGTATTACCAGGAGCCTGCCTTTTATCGGATTTGGGTCAATTCCACAACTTTACAAGCCCGCATGCGACTGACCGACCGGATGGCTACCAACAACTATACCGTGGGGGTGCGCACGGGTTTAAATGTGCTGGAATTTGCCAATTCCTTGCCTACGCCTACTGATCCATACCTGCTGATTGAAGACATGGTTAGCGTGTTGTTGCCACAATCGCTCACCGAACAACAAATGACCGACTTAATGAATGCTTTTCTTTCGGGTACACCCGATTACGAATGGAGCACCATTTGGACAAACTATACCAAAAATCCGGGCAACAATACGGCGCGATCCAGTGCCGAAACCAAGCTGCGGAATTTGGTGAAAGCCATTTTGAGTTTGCCTGAGTATTTCTTAAGCTAA
- a CDS encoding DUF1501 domain-containing protein, producing the protein MKRRNFIKTAGAAATIPMVLNGMNLSAAPMSALFSGIDPYSDKVLVIIRLSGGYDGLNVVLALDQYSNLSKLRANILIPEAKALKISTETGLHPAMTGFHQLFQDGKLSLVHSVGYPNQNRSHFRSTDIWQSGSSANEYVNTGWVGRYFEEDHPRYPEGYPNGGFPDPFAITLGSTVSETCQGTVGNFSLTLTDPFNFGKLTQGKETLFPETPYGQELSFLRTSISQTNQYADVITAASKKGKTLATYPTSNLATQLKNVALLMSGGLKTRVYVANLGGFDTHANQVDSSDTTRGNQRELLFQLSEAIKAFQEDIRQLGLEERVMGMTFSEFGRQIKSNFSLGTDHGTAAPLFVFGSCVNKQILGKNPEIPATVPDQTGVPMQIDFRDVYGSLLQDWFGVSETDIKDYLFANYTHLPIVKNCAIATDTEDFTFEETSVKVYPNPFHEVSRITFRLNASAWTRVSVFDNIGSELQVLISQQMGAGDHQVEFAGRDLPAGIYFCRIQVGREVQTMRMVKI; encoded by the coding sequence ATGAAAAGAAGAAATTTCATAAAAACGGCAGGTGCGGCAGCCACCATCCCGATGGTGTTGAATGGGATGAATCTCTCGGCTGCACCAATGAGCGCCTTATTCAGTGGTATTGATCCATATTCAGATAAAGTTTTGGTGATCATTCGCCTCAGTGGAGGGTATGACGGATTGAATGTGGTGCTCGCCTTGGACCAGTACAGCAATTTGTCCAAATTGCGGGCCAATATTCTCATTCCGGAAGCCAAGGCTTTAAAAATCAGTACCGAAACTGGCTTACATCCTGCTATGACTGGTTTTCATCAGTTGTTTCAGGATGGAAAATTAAGTCTGGTACACAGTGTTGGGTATCCCAACCAAAACCGTTCACACTTTCGTTCAACGGACATCTGGCAGTCGGGCTCCAGTGCCAACGAATACGTAAATACGGGTTGGGTAGGACGTTATTTTGAAGAAGACCATCCTCGTTATCCAGAAGGGTATCCGAATGGCGGTTTTCCCGATCCTTTTGCCATCACTTTGGGCAGTACCGTATCAGAAACTTGTCAGGGCACCGTAGGGAATTTTAGCCTCACGCTGACCGATCCCTTTAATTTTGGAAAATTGACCCAGGGAAAAGAGACCTTGTTTCCGGAGACACCCTACGGGCAAGAATTGTCTTTTTTAAGAACGTCAATTTCCCAGACCAATCAGTATGCTGATGTCATTACTGCGGCGTCGAAGAAAGGCAAAACCCTGGCAACTTATCCTACTTCCAATTTGGCAACCCAGCTGAAAAATGTGGCCTTGTTGATGTCGGGTGGGCTGAAAACCCGGGTTTATGTAGCCAATCTGGGTGGTTTTGATACCCACGCCAATCAGGTGGATTCCAGTGACACCACCCGCGGCAACCAACGCGAATTGTTGTTCCAATTGTCAGAAGCCATCAAGGCATTCCAGGAAGATATCCGCCAACTGGGCCTGGAAGAGCGAGTAATGGGCATGACTTTTTCGGAATTTGGCCGACAAATTAAATCCAACTTTAGCTTGGGCACTGATCACGGTACCGCTGCACCACTTTTTGTATTCGGTTCCTGTGTCAACAAGCAAATTTTGGGTAAAAATCCTGAAATCCCCGCCACTGTACCCGACCAAACCGGTGTGCCGATGCAAATCGATTTCCGGGATGTGTACGGCTCGCTCTTACAAGATTGGTTTGGCGTCAGTGAAACTGACATCAAAGACTATCTTTTTGCCAATTATACCCATTTGCCCATTGTCAAAAACTGTGCAATTGCTACGGATACTGAAGACTTTACTTTTGAAGAAACTTCGGTTAAAGTGTATCCCAACCCATTCCATGAGGTATCGCGGATTACTTTCCGGCTCAATGCCTCGGCCTGGACTCGGGTGAGTGTATTTGACAACATCGGAAGTGAATTGCAAGTATTGATCAGCCAACAAATGGGGGCAGGAGATCATCAAGTGGAATTCGCAGGCCGGGATTTACCCGCCGGAATTTATTTCTGTCGCATCCAGGTTGGCCGCGAGGTACAGACGATGCGCATGGTGAAAATTTAA